In Calliopsis andreniformis isolate RMS-2024a chromosome 8, iyCalAndr_principal, whole genome shotgun sequence, one DNA window encodes the following:
- the LOC143182385 gene encoding putative chitinase 10, producing MKYFTVSLAVIFCMLLFASVQGDIRMYQPDCSKYLNCAYNRCAIMDCGPGTEFNPYINACDYPIRPRNDCVHN from the exons ATGAAGTACTTTACAGTTTCGTTGGCTGTCATCTTCTGCATGCTTTTATTTGCATCAGTACAG GGAGACATTAGAATGTATCAACCTGATTGCTCGAAATACCTGAATTGCGCTTACAACCGATGTGCCATTATGGACTGTGGCCCAGGAACAGAATTTAATCCCTACATTAATGCTTGCGACTATCCCATACGACCTCGTAATGATTGTGTCCATAACTAA